Genomic window (Pyrus communis chromosome 13, drPyrComm1.1, whole genome shotgun sequence):
CTTCCCGAAAGAGTTTTGAACAAGTCagttgaaatacattatgaaGGTTTCAATTGTGTTGTGTGTATACGTATAAGTATATGCCAGATGTAAGGTACACGTAAAAATTTAAGCCTTCAAAATCTCATGTTTGATAAGACTTATGAAATCTAATCAACTGCAAGACGTATGTTAATAtctgtgtgtgcgcgcgcgcacacGTCAGTGCGTGCATATCTATTTCTCATCCCTTTCACAGTCTCATTAATTTGTTCAATCGGCTTTGTTCGGCCACATGATTTTAttctatttaattatttttactaTTACTTTTGTAGTTGCAAGATTATACCAAATCTCCATTAGATGAAACCGAGGTGAAGTTTCAATTGACTAGGGACACTCTGGAAGCTATGCTGAGATCACTGACATACATTAAGGAAAAACTCTCAAGCATGGTAGGCATGCTTTCTTCTAACTTATTTGAGCATTTGGCCTTCGTTCtatccaaaattttcatctGAACCATAGAGATATAGGGATGATGAAAGATTTCACAAGGTCCTTGTTCCCTTAGGATCGCAGGCAGCTTTAGATGGTAGAATTTTTAGCAAACAGGATGTGCATATAGAACAGAAGTTTTAGGATTCGTTTGATTTTTGAGGAATTAGATAGATGGAGAAGAATGCGGAAGAGAAAAGAAACGAGAAGGTAAAGGACATAAGCAACAAGCGTCAAAAAACATCGATGACCTGATTTGCTTTACAAGAGAGCCATATTTGGGCTTCAAATAAAACTCCCAAATACTCCTATAAGTGGTCACCTTTTGGTTGGTGCTGCCAAGAACTGACTACCCTCTGCTGGTTGCCGGCAAActttagtttccaaaatttatgGAAAATACGAAAGTTTCTTTATACTGGAAACATTAGAAATGCCGAGAAAACGCATCTATTTCCTAAGATGTATATTTTTTCTTTGAGAAGACATTTTCTGCTGAACAAACGAAAGATTGTAACAGATTAACAGTTCAGCAAATCCTTGTTCATGAATATTGATGTGAGAATTTAAGGTATTGTGCTTCTTTACCGTTATTGCAGAACGATATATCTGAGCTTCTGTTGTGGAAAATGTATTTCAGGTTGGAGGTACTTCGGGGCCATCACAGAAGAAGCAAAAGCAATCGGATCATTTGGTTTGATATCGTTAAATGTATAGCGAACACGTCTAACATCCCAATATGTTTGGATACTGAGCGAAATAGATTTTTTTCTTCACTGTGACCAGTGAAGTAAAAGCAATCGGATCATTTGGTTTTATATCGTGCAtaagattttattttgttctatttattttttggtcctTTAGAAACATTAGTAAGATGGACGCATTTGCCGTCTCCATTCACAAACGCGAAGGTAGCTAGCATTTCCCGTTATTTAGAAGTTTCGAGTGAAATGAAACCATTACATGCATTCAGTTGATGCGTgtaagtactggtttggtattgagatgcttttataaaaaaataggtataaaaaaaaagctgagctcaaaaaggtgtttggtaaacacgtaaaaacagcttattttcatagttttggatgaaaaaaaaattgaaaacatgaggtaacaaaaatgagcttattctctcagcacagcagaagtagtttttttttcaaagcacagcaatgtCAAACCAGTCCTAAGTCTCACACACATTTACAATTGACAATCGTTCATACGCTCGCGTGTATTCATTATTCTTATTCTTTAAGTAACCGACCAACGTTCAGCTGATCCAAAAAGTAGCAAAGTCGGCAGACAACTTGAAAGGAGACCAACAAACTCTTCCACTCCTGTGCATTTTTTCGGATGCTTTGCTAGTGACAGGTTGGTCGGTTTCAATAACGTTGATTTACAACTTCAAACGGGATTTGTTATTAACGCTACAAATAGTCATCACGcacttcttcctccttgttttctTTCACGAGAAAGAAGCACATGATGAggtttttggagtgtcaaacACAAAACGGCTCCCTTTTGGATACTTGCAGACTGCATAAGGCAGCCTAGtagttgaaattttttgaatcGATGGCGAGATCTGATaagaaatgtaaaagaaaacgGGACAGAAGAAACTACCCGGATTCATAGCCAAAACAATACGAGAACCTCAACTTTTACATCCAAAACTTAATGTACAATACTGATGATCAAAGCCAATCTTTCACCCAACTCTCACAAAATGTAGGataaaacacgaaaaattcACACTTCaagaaatcaaaccaaaaactcattcTTGAAGAAACCAATCCATAAAAAATCAGCGAACGAAACTAGCACTTACCAAAATATGATTATAACCACACCACACCGGAGAAAACAAAGAGCTTGAAGTCGCAATCCACCAAACACGTTCTTCAGTTTTCGTGTTTTATATTCTCAACCTCTGCCAATCTGTCCTGTGTATCAGATGGTTTTGGCGGCTCACCATCAACATTACTTCCTGAGACTTGCTCGAAAGCAATAGGACTAGTTATAGTTTCTTGAACACCATGTTCTGTAGTACTTGATGCAATCTTCTCCACAGTCGACGCCATTGCAGTAATTCCTACTTCTGCCAATCCCTCCTTCAAATGTGATGTTGGTTTTAAAAGCTCGTCGACATGACTTTCCGAGACTTGCTCCAAAGTACTATTCTCTTGAACACTTGATAGCATATCACTTGATGCATTCTCCTCCGTTGAACTCATTGAATTAGTTCCTATTTCTTCAGCTCCATCATTAAATTGACTTTCTGAGATTTTCTTTGGAGTAGTGATATTTCCTTGAACATTCGATGGTATATTGCTTGATGCAATCTCCTCCACCTTTGCACCAGTTTCTACTTCTTCCGACCCATCATGAACATGAATTTCTGATACTCGCTTCAGAGGAGTGATATCTTCATGAACACTCGATAGCATATTGCTTGATGCAATCTCCTCCGCAGTACCCATTGCATCAGTTCCTCCTTCCAACCCATCATTTGAAATTGACATCGCCCTTGGCAACTCATCAACATGACTTTCTGAGACTTGCTCCAAAGCAGTATCTGCATTGGTATCTTCTTGATCACTTGATACTGTATTGCTTGATGCAATCTCCTCCGTAGAACTTATTGCACCAATTCCTACTTCTTCCAACCCATCATCTGAAACTGACGCCGCTTTTGGCAACTCATCACCATGACTTTTTGAGACTTGCTCCAACGCAGTATCTGCATTGATATCTTCTTGAATACTTGGTACTGTATTGCTTGATGCAATCTCCTCCGTAGAACTTACTGCACCAGTTCCTACTTCTTCCGACCCATCATTAACATGATTGTCTGAGACTTGCTTCGGAGTAATGATATTTTCTTGTTGAAAGCTCGATACTATATTGCTTGATGCCATCTCCTTTGCAGAACCCATGGCATTAGATTGTACTTCTACCGACCCATCATTTAAAATTGATGTCACTTTTGGCAACTCATCAACATGACTTTCTAAGACTTGCTCCAAAGCAGTATCTGCATTGATATCTTCTTGAACACTTGATACTGTATTGCTTGATGCAATCTCCTCTGTAGAATCCACGGCAGTAGTTCCTACTTCTTCCGACCCATTGGAAAGCTCACCAACATTATTATGTTCCGAGACTTGCTTCAAGAGAGTATGATTAAATTCCAACGGTAATTCTGTTGATCCATCCTCTGGTTCCAACACTTGTGGCAGCTCATTAACATTCCCATTTGAATCTTGCTTTAAACCGGTGACATTATCTTCCAAGTAGCTTGCTTCAACAATTGGCAACTCTGAACTGGTCTGGACAGTATTTTCGGATGCTTCCAAGCATCTCTCTTCAACAGTTGGCAACTCGGAATCTTCCAAGCATCTTGCTTCAACAATTGGCAACTCTGAACTGGTCTGGACAGTATTTTCGGACGCTTCCACCTCTGGCTGATCGTCAACCACACTGGGAAGAACGACTTCCTCACCAGCTAGTCCCATATGAATTTGCTTAATATCTTTAATTGATCTTGCTTCAAGAACTGGTAGCTCCTGGTTCAATTCTGACGGGTTTAAATCACCGAATTCAGTGCTTGAAACATTTGCTTCCTCTGGTATCAGCTCATCTGTATGGAATGGCTCACCGATAACTTCATTCACACTGAAGTCCCCAACTGCATCTAACTCCAACAGCAACCCTGCATCAATCTCCTTTACTTCACCTACTTCTTCTTTAATAATAAGTGCTTCGACATGATCAACATATGGTTCAACCATGGATTTATCTGACCAGGAAAGGACTTTTCCGTGCTCTGATGGTGGCTGTTCTTCAGAAAGAACGGATTGATGACTACAATCTGCCGTCTTCGCGTCAAAAATCTTAGGGAGATAGATATCCTCCTCTGAATGAGAACCCACTAAACCGACTTGGTTGCTTGTCCCCAAGCTTCTTTCAGTTTCATCTGATGCATGTACTTTTGAGGTGGCACCACTTATCTCTACAAAACCGGGAGTATTTTTGTCTCTGCTCTCACCATACACTTCAGAATCCCGGTCTACAGACGGAACTTGCACTTCAGCTAATCCTGGAGGTGTAACCATTTCAGATATATCTGCTTGTATATCAGAGGAAATAGAGTTGAAGGAAAGGATCTTTTCAGTTGGTAGGGGGGTTGAGTCATAGACTGGCTCATCATGTTTCTCTTCATTCACTGTCCTGCTCATAAACTGAACTTCTGACTCCTTCAGTGAAGGTTGCGGCAAAATTACAAACTCCTTGGCAATATCACCTCTTGCCTCCAAACGGGTTGATCCACCTTCCACGGCATCTGCAATCTTTTCATCCTCTTCTGTCAATGATGACAAGCTTGACGTACTGCTGTTGTCCTCTTCAATAGGATCTGGTTTGACATGAACTTCATTAGTAATATGTTCCACATGAGTACCCGTTGCACCAGCCAAGCTCGGTTCCAGGTCTTGCGATTCAAGCAATTTTACTTCAAGCTCATCATGTTGAACATCTCTTTTTCCGGCCTGTTCCATTTCCAGAGAATCTACGTCTTCAGAGGATTGACTTCCGTGCTCAACAACAAGATCATCAGTAGCATGGTAAATGTTGGATATCACTTCTGTTTCTTTAGTAAAGTCTTGCTCATTGAACTTCCTTTCATCCAGATCTGCTGCAGAACTCACTGACTCGGTATCGGGAACAGAACTCAACTTTGATTCACTAACTTCGCTTAATTGTCTTTGAAATAAGGAACTGCTTGGTCCTTCAGAAGCCAACCGTTCTGGTACAAAAACAGGTCTCCATTTAAAATCTTGCCTCTCTTGCCTGGCCTGCCCTAAGGTTGACGGTCCCAAACTGAAGCTTTCATGCCTTCGGAAGATTGCATCCTTGGCGTGAAATGGCACAAACTCTTGCTCGAAAGGGTCTCCCTTTAGATCAGGTTTTTCTTCATTCGACTCGTACGGAAGATCAAAGGGGTTTCGCCTTGGCAACATTACTGACGGAGCAGACCCGGGAATGGGTAACCCCAAGTTGTCAAAGGGGTCATACAGATCAAATGGGTTGTGTCTTGCTGTAGAGATTGGTGTAACATTAAACGGAAGATCAACTATATCAAAATCTATAAGATTCTTCTCTGCAGTTATTTTGAAGCTTTTTCTCGCTCTTCTCCTTGCAATAAGGTTCTCTAATCGTCGGTTCCTTTCAAGCTCCAGATTCCCCAAATCCATGAGATTCTTTTGGTCATCCTCTGTCCACTTGATCGCAGATTTGCTTTCATCATCCTTCCCACCCGGTGCCTCTTCCTCATCACCATCATTATAATCATTCCCGTCCTCTGCTACTTCTCCGCCTTGGTTTTCACTTTCCACATCAGACTCAACACTGCCAGCATTGTTCCTTTTAGACTGGTCTGAAGCAGCATCGGGCTCATGATCATGGGACACACGAGCTGGCTGTGGAGCTTCAGAGTATAAAAGAGGGTGCAGCTCATCAAGCATCGGAAGGATGTCAGCCATTGAAGCGTCTGGTGAGGAACTCTCTGCTTGATCTGACTCAGAATCTGAAGCATCGTCATCCACATCCTCACCAGCCCCATCATCACCAACATTTCCAAGAAGCGAAGAATACAAGTGATCACCCTCGTGAGCATAGCCTACCTCTCGGGGACATATATCTTCATCTTCGACTCGATGAATCTCACCTCGCACCTTTTGAAAAGAAGTATATTGCTGCTCAACAGcctcaccatcaccaccaccactgccAAGCAGTGAAGAATACAAGTGATCACCCTCATGAGCATAGCCTGACCCTCGAGGAGATATATGATCACCTTCCACTCGACGAATCTCATCTCgaatcttttgaaaaaaattgtactgCTGATTAACAGTTCCCACATCCCAGTCAATGCCTTCAATCCCCAAGTGATCGTTATCAATCTTTCTCCGCTCTCCTAAGTCCAAACTTTCTAATTCTCTCTCCGCATcctcaatctctctcttctcaccACCAGTGTTTAGCAAATCCTCATCAATCAGTGGCATATAAACAACCGAACCATCGCAATCCTCATTCACTCTCTTCTTACTATCAGTGTTTTGCAAACCCTCACTAATAAGTGGCATATAAACACCCAAACCATCACGATCCTCAACATCGCTACTTTTATCCACGGATGCATCAACAACATCCCTGGCCTCTCCCATGAACCTTTCTGCGGAAAAGCTCCCATCTCTCTCAAGCACAACAGTGTCATCCCCTAAACTCCTAGTCCTAAGAGAAGCAACATCATCACAGGTAATCTTCTCTTCCCTTTCGATTTCGGGTATGTTGGTTTGGCCAAAACTCAAAAGGGTTCCTAGAAGAACAGCAGTGCAGATTAAAACCGGGGACGCCGAAACCAAAAGGGCAAACACAAAAGGAAACGATCTGTACAGAAATAGCAGGAAAAGAAGCAACCCAGCAAGAAACGGATGATTGCAAACTGATCTGTAACATGCTCTGTGTGAAATCATCACAATTTTCCGGAAATTAACAAGAATTTCCAACACCAACcccattttttttaactttctcaGTGGATTATGGGTATAAATACTAATTGCAGTTCCAATCTGTATGAACAGAAAATTAAACCAATCAATCAACATACTAAAAGCAAAAGCATAAAACTTGTAAATTAAGTAGGAAATAAtcagagaaaagaaaaacccacCTCAGAGAAGAACCAAATGGGAATTCAACGCGATCAGATGAAGATCAATCCAAAACCTGAAAGCAGAAATTggagaaaaaaatggcaaaagtTGAGATTTTTTTTGGAAGGGAAAGAGAAATGGAGACTGAGAGGGCAGATGAAAAACCATAGAAAGTAAAGGGCAATGGGAATCTCTTGAGCTTTTTCTTTTGAAGGAAAGCAGCTAAGGAAAgctgtatgtatgtatgtatgtatgtacctATAATTCTATATCCCCATGTCTGTGCTTTTTGGtatgtttgatttgatttttttgtgtTGACAGAGAGGAAAATGGGGCGGCACAGAaagaggagaagaaaagaaGCCTGCCCAGTCAATAAAGTCAAACGCAATCACGACACCAACTTCTTTGTCTGTGAAATAAAATACATAGAACATAACGGTCTCGCTCCCCTACATGGGGTGAACGACTAAAGTACGTGAGGTTTtgtatcaataaaaaataaaagaaaactaatgaaaagtttttaaaaaaaattaattttaatgaaaaatggcaaataaaggtgtagtgaatagtaccagagaaagataaaaatatgattttttgttaaaagtgaacagtaccataagtgtttcgttaaaacttccaaaaATAGAAGTACGTAAAGCAACTCTTTCGTACAGGTATATCCATGCTATTTAATAAATTCTTCTTAGGCTTTAGAGAAATTTATGTAAGGTAGTTTCACTAGTTAGATAGTCAAGTACTCACAGTACTCCCACAAAGTAATATACTCGGATTttttaatatcatttgttactCTCGCAAAGAAATGAATCTTGTTGTAAGTAAACTAACGTTTAACTTCACATAAGTATAACTTTTAATGCACATATTCAATTTATTGTTAGAGTTAGGCTGTCATACTTAAAATTTTCTCCATTTATCCCGATCGTCCATTATAACAATTACTCGGTGACAATAAAAAGTAATCGAGGGATGACAACCAAAAAGTGGGTTTGGAAGAACCAAAGAAGTCATTCTTTGAAGCTAGTCAAACTACCATGCTCAAAATTCTCCTGTGCacctgttgaccctaaaaactaccaagcatacgtggcgcgcaggccgagtaattaataagctaactacgtcctttaGTTGTGTGCGGGGTGTGTCAACTTGTCGGCCGAGTTTAGCCGAGGAGTAAATATGTCAATGTGGCGTTGGgcacgttgctgacttcttgatcttgcgattgcagtcgaggaaggaacatgtctcaGCCTTCGAGttctagaacctgaaaacaaggctgctagttctgcgaagttcaatttCAAATTCGGTTTTCAATGTGTTGAATGTAATAACTTGGTAACACTTCACTTCGCCTAGAAGGCTGATGAAATGACCTCTACCCATAAGGACTCGGAAATCCTTGTTGATCGaaacttggataaataaccaatcggcctcgaaccagtgctgtttatccaaactgaaggtgctcctcggtcagttgattctacggctctagtgctgtctatccaaactgaagatgtcgccagttgccttcacagtgctatctatccaaattgaagatgtgttggtgagaAGAAAGGGGGAGAGGAAAAAATCTTAGGGTTGTTGAGAAGTTTTGCATAGGGCAATTTATGTGTTGATTTGaagatgatttgaatgatgcactcccctctctatttatagcagcgAACCCCCTTCATGGCCGAACTAGAAATGTACTCGGATTAGAACTCCTCAACCCAAACTAATCAGGTTTCGCCCAATCCTAACCCctataggactttgaaccaGGCTCCATAACGAACTAGATTCATTCCCTAATTCTAAGCATCTTCAACTTTAAGACTCCTTGTTGCACTAGGGTTCAACTACCTCACCTTTATCTGAACCAATCCTCCTCACAACAAGAACTTGGGCGACCTTGACTAGACGACCCATGACAAGATTCTGGATGAATGTTACTGGGCCGAGAACGACTCTAAACTCAGCCCAAAATActattttgggcccaaatagCACCATAATTTAATTCCCTCtatatttcaaattaaattagaagACTTAATTTTGCGTCAAACTTATTATTTATGAATTCGAATATAAAAAATCCGCTCATTTGTAAATAAAGAAATATGTTACTAAATTATAATAGTAAGTAATTCGTATTATGATATTCTCATTTCTTGGAGTTTCTGTTTTACAGCGGCATAAGCATgttgaaaattttatattaaaatttgagGGGTGTGTTATCCatatattcatttttactttttacatacttcttgttaatttttatccatCCAATTCGacgataaaaaataataagaatgtgtgaaaggtaaaaaaaaaaatacgtaGATATCACATCCCAAAATTTATTACATCTTGACCGCTCATTTGACATTTGTGATACCCGTATCCCTACCGTTGATCTCTTTATCATATTCACATGTCGTGGGAGCTCATAGTCTCTGTTtaacaaattattttattaaaaattcgaataaaaaaacaaattattaaaaaagagaATGTTGATGGTAAACCGCGTGTTTGGATGATCATTACATCCTCGGGCGGACATTCACTGTTCATTTTGCTTGTTCAAGTTCATAAGTCACGAACGGCCTGATGGAGAAATTCTTTGGTCCGGATACCAAATCAGATGTTCCTACAAACAAGACATACAAAAATTTCCCCTAACTTATCTTTTTGATTTTGCAAGATTCATTCGTCTTATTTGCTTCTTACCCTTTTCACATAACACTCACAACCCACCATTAAACGGTGGCCTCACACGAAACCTTCTCGATTGGATGGGGTATTTGGTGGCTCTAGGAGGGTTCGTAATGATGGGAGTAGGAAGTGGAATGGACTAGTGATGAGAGGAGCATATAGAGTTCTTGTTTGGATATTGGACCCCGTTTGTTACATCTTTTTAAGAGGGACTGGATTAGAAACAacgtttattattttaagttcagAATCGGAGTAATCTTTGTAATTTCGATCGACATTTGGCTACTCGTAAGGTTAATTCCGGCAACAAAAAAAGTGTAAAACCACACGACATCCGGTCTATAAGTGTAAATCTTCTCAAATTATCACACATATTAGGTATACATCATACTCTTTAAGGTTAACAATGATTGTACACACGTTATAATTAACCAGCATAAAAAAATCCAATGGTAGGTGACCACGTATATTTGATTATTGGATGACTAATAGAACGAGACTCTTCTGCGCACTGTCTTTTTCATGGACTTCGTACACAGATTGGGGAATGAACGATTAACTCCAGCTCTGCTCAAATCAAACAGAAAGTATCACGTATGTTTGAATGGAAGAAAATTGATCATCTGGCCAACAAGGCAACACGATCCTTCTGTATTGCCTGCGTTAGGTTGATTTCGAAGAGCTCGCATCGTATTGGCATCTCCATCTCATAAAAGGGGTTCTTCAAGACGTAATCGGTGTACAATTCATAGATATGTTTCAAGAGACCTTCCATGTGCTGTGTCCCAGGCTCACACACTACAAAGAACTTTGTCCCTGCAAAACCGAAACTATCTTATCAAAAAGCACTATTTTTGCAATCCCATGCATTATTGAAAATTTCAAGTACAGGGTTCGCTTCTTGAACTGTCATGGGAGGGGGGAAAAAGTGCAACCAACGTCGAACTCTAAAATAATGGTTCAATTCGGAAGGAAAAAAGGCCAAACCAGAAAAAGCAGACACAATTACTCTGTGAAAATGAAAAGCAAAAGATATTAACGCTGAAACAAACATTAACTTCGTGCTGGGGAAATCTCAGACCGGCAAATGGATCTGACTTGCCATCCAGGTTATAAAAACTCATCCGAGTGATGCAACTCAAGTAATAACAATTGTCAAAACGCCTACTACTATGTACAGTGTTGAATCTAGCATATCGTATTCCTTGTACTATTTGAGCCATTTGCTAAAATCTAGCATATTTTCTTCGCTGGAAGAAAGTAAAGAACTTAAAAATTCCTACATTTACTGCAAGAATGTGATGCGGGGAACAAGGGGATTGCTACATATGATGACTAGATTGAGGAAACAAACTGTTCAGACATTGTTTAACCAGAACAAACAAGATCCTAATTGTATGGAAATCATTAACATGACACCAAATCACGTGGACCGAAATTCTC
Coding sequences:
- the LOC137713448 gene encoding uncharacterized protein yields the protein MGLVLEILVNFRKIVMISHRACYRSVCNHPFLAGLLLFLLFLYRSFPFVFALLVSASPVLICTAVLLGTLLSFGQTNIPEIEREEKITCDDVASLRTRSLGDDTVVLERDGSFSAERFMGEARDVVDASVDKSSDVEDRDGLGVYMPLISEGLQNTDSKKRVNEDCDGSVVYMPLIDEDLLNTGGEKREIEDAERELESLDLGERRKIDNDHLGIEGIDWDVGTVNQQYNFFQKIRDEIRRVEGDHISPRGSGYAHEGDHLYSSLLGSGGGDGEAVEQQYTSFQKVRGEIHRVEDEDICPREVGYAHEGDHLYSSLLGNVGDDGAGEDVDDDASDSESDQAESSSPDASMADILPMLDELHPLLYSEAPQPARVSHDHEPDAASDQSKRNNAGSVESDVESENQGGEVAEDGNDYNDGDEEEAPGGKDDESKSAIKWTEDDQKNLMDLGNLELERNRRLENLIARRRARKSFKITAEKNLIDFDIVDLPFNVTPISTARHNPFDLYDPFDNLGLPIPGSAPSVMLPRRNPFDLPYESNEEKPDLKGDPFEQEFVPFHAKDAIFRRHESFSLGPSTLGQARQERQDFKWRPVFVPERLASEGPSSSLFQRQLSEVSESKLSSVPDTESVSSAADLDERKFNEQDFTKETEVISNIYHATDDLVVEHGSQSSEDVDSLEMEQAGKRDVQHDELEVKLLESQDLEPSLAGATGTHVEHITNEVHVKPDPIEEDNSSTSSLSSLTEEDEKIADAVEGGSTRLEARGDIAKEFVILPQPSLKESEVQFMSRTVNEEKHDEPVYDSTPLPTEKILSFNSISSDIQADISEMVTPPGLAEVQVPSVDRDSEVYGESRDKNTPGFVEISGATSKVHASDETERSLGTSNQVGLVGSHSEEDIYLPKIFDAKTADCSHQSVLSEEQPPSEHGKVLSWSDKSMVEPYVDHVEALIIKEEVGEVKEIDAGLLLELDAVGDFSVNEVIGEPFHTDELIPEEANVSSTEFGDLNPSELNQELPVLEARSIKDIKQIHMGLAGEEVVLPSVVDDQPEVEASENTVQTSSELPIVEARCLEDSELPTVEERCLEASENTVQTSSELPIVEASYLEDNVTGLKQDSNGNVNELPQVLEPEDGSTELPLEFNHTLLKQVSEHNNVGELSNGSEEVGTTAVDSTEEIASSNTVSSVQEDINADTALEQVLESHVDELPKVTSILNDGSVEVQSNAMGSAKEMASSNIVSSFQQENIITPKQVSDNHVNDGSEEVGTGAVSSTEEIASSNTVPSIQEDINADTALEQVSKSHGDELPKAASVSDDGLEEVGIGAISSTEEIASSNTVSSDQEDTNADTALEQVSESHVDELPRAMSISNDGLEGGTDAMGTAEEIASSNMLSSVHEDITPLKRVSEIHVHDGSEEVETGAKVEEIASSNIPSNVQGNITTPKKISESQFNDGAEEIGTNSMSSTEENASSDMLSSVQENSTLEQVSESHVDELLKPTSHLKEGLAEVGITAMASTVEKIASSTTEHGVQETITSPIAFEQVSGSNVDGEPPKPSDTQDRLAEVENIKHEN